A genome region from Triticum aestivum cultivar Chinese Spring chromosome 2B, IWGSC CS RefSeq v2.1, whole genome shotgun sequence includes the following:
- the LOC123040781 gene encoding G-type lectin S-receptor-like serine/threonine-protein kinase At2g19130, whose translation MPLLIVFTSLFFYLSAPPSFAAATDTILPGQALAVGDKLVSENGRYALGFFETSSTKSSQSTSGWYLGIWFNTVPKFASAWVANREKPVKNTASLQLTISSDGNLVIQDRSTQSIFWSTQANVKRNGTIAMLLSNGNLILRNSSNSSHILWQSFDHPTDTLLPGAKLGFDRLTGLNRRLVSWKNRINPARSAYCDALDPSGADQFLLTRLDSSMSYWSSGVWNGESFASAPGYKSPNRASYNLTFVDNEREKYVVESLADENAVFRHVLDASGQAKGYIWYEGLKDWILAYNQPKAQCDVYAVCGPFTICNDDALPNCICMDGFTITSPLDWELEDRTAGCSRKTPLHCITNKNTTYSTDQFASLPCVRLPKNASKVRIATRAEECAQICLNNCSCTAYSFRDEGCYILHHELINIAQLQCGGTTKNSDGETLHFRLSAQDVQSSNTNNRRRTVGVVVGTSLSALALFGLGFLLMIWRNKRKRSPRKIYSSNGGRIVAFEYSDLQRATKYFTDKLGGGSFGSVFKGFLSDSHAIAVKMLDGAYQGEKQFRAEVSSVGAIQHINLVKLVGFCCHGPKRLLVYEHMPNRSLDIHLFKDNSTILNWTTRYQIALGVARGLAYMHESCRDYIIHCDIKPENILLDALFVPKIADFGMAKILGRDFSRAVTTARGTIGYLAPEWIYGVAITTKVDVYSYGMVLLEIISGRRNSDASCSSGGDLGVFFPVHAARKLLEGDIESLVDYKLQGDVNLAEVELVCKVACWCIQDDEFDRPTMGEVVQILEGQVETRMPPMPRLLQAVAGSSCSTCS comes from the coding sequence ATGCCTCTCCTCATAGTTTTCACCTCACTCTTCTTCTACCTGAGCGCCCCTCCAAGTTTCGCCGCCGCGACGGACACCATCTTACCCGGCCAAGCACTTGCCGTCGGCGACAAGCTCGTCTCCGAAAACGGCAGGTACGCGCTCGGCTTCTTTGAAACAAGCAGCACCAAATCCTCCCAGAGCACCAGCGGCTGGTACCTGGGCATATGGTTCAACACAGTCCCCAAATTTGCTTCCGCCTGGGTTGCAAACAGAGAGAAGCCAGTCAAAAACACCGCCTCGCTGCAACTGACAATCTCCAGCGATGGCAACCTCGTCATCCAAGACCGCTCCACCCAGTCCATATTCTGGTCCACCCAAGCAAACGTCAAAAGAAACGGCACCATTGCCATGCTCTTGAGCAATGGAAACCTCATCCTAAGGAACTCCTCAAACTCGTCGCATATCTTGTGGCAAAGTTTTGACCACCCCACGGATACACTTTTACCCGGGGCGAAGCTCGGATTCGACAGGCTAACCGGCCTGAATCGTCGTCTGGTGTCGTGGAAAAACAGGATCAACCCGGCTCGCAGCGCGTACTGCGATGCGTTAGACCCCAGCGGTGCAGATCAGTTCTTGCTTACACGGCTCGACTCCTCCATGTCATATTGGTCCAGCGGTGTATGGAACGGGGAATCCTTTGCGTCGGCTCCAGGGTATAAAAGCCCGAACCGGGCTTCTTACAATTTGACCTTTGTTGACAATGAACGAGAGAAGTATGTTGTTGAGAGCTTAGCCGATGAGAATGCGGTTTTTCGGCATGTACTTGATGCCTCTGGTCAGGCCAAGGGGTACATTTGGTATGAGGGCTTGAAAGACTGGATATTGGCCTACAACCAACCAAAAGCTCAGTGTGATGTCTACGCAGTATGTGGACCTTTCACAATCTGCAACGATGACGCCCTCCCAAACTGCATTTGCATGGATGGCTTCACCATAACATCCCCTCTGGATTGGGAGCTCGAAGATCGAACCGCTGGGTGCTCGAGAAAAACTCCATTGCACTGTATTACTAACAAGAACACAACCTACTCGACAGATCAGTTCGCCTCTTTGCCATGTGTTAGGTTGCCCAAAAATGCTAGCAAAGTAAGGATTGCCACACGCGCCGAAGAGTGCGCACAAATTTGCCTGAATAATTGCTCTTGCACTGCTTATTCCTTCAGGGATGAAGGATGTTATATCTTGCATCATGAATTGATCAACATAGCACAGTTACAATGTGGTGGCACAACGAAGAATTCGGATGGAGAAACACTTCACTTTCGCCTTTCTGCTCAAGATGTTCAAAGTTCGAACACAAATAACAGAAGGAGGACTGTTGGAGTTGTGGTTGGCACAAGCCTTTCTGCTCTAGCCTTATTTGGACTCGGCTTCCTCCTAATGATTTggagaaacaaaaggaagagatctCCTCGCAAAATTTACAGTAGTAATGGGGGGAGAATCGTTGCATTTGAATACAGTGACTTGCAACGAGCAACAAAATATTTCACAGATAAATTGGGGGGAGGTAGTTTTGGTTCTGTGTTTAAGGGGTTTCTAAGTGACTCGCATGCCATAGCAGTGAAGATGCTTGATGGTGCTTATCAAGGAGAGAAGCAATTCAGAGCCGAGGTGAGCTCGGTTGGAGCTATCCAACACATCAATTTGGTCAAGCTAGTCGGTTTTTGCTGCCACGGTCCAAAAAGGCTCCTGGTTTATGAACACATGCCAAACCGGTCGCTTGACATCCATCTTTTTAAAGACAACTCAACGATATTGAATTGGACTACCAGGTATCAGATAGCCCTTGGAGTTGCTAGAGGGTTAGCATACATGCATGAGAGCTGCCGAGACTACATCATACATTGTGATATCAAGCCAGAAAACATACTTCTCGATGCTTTATTTGTTCCTAAAATTGCAGATTTTGGGATGGCAAAGATTTTGGGAAGGGATTTCAGTCGAGCAGTGACCACAGCCAGAGGCACTATAGGGTACCTTGCACCTGAATGGATTTATGGTGTTGCTATTACAACAAAAGTCGATGTTTATAGTTATGGGATGGTGTTGCTAGAAATTATATCTGGAAGGAGAAACTCGGATGCATCATGTTCCAGTGGTGGCGACCTTGGTGTTTTTTTCCCTGTGCATGCCGCGCGTAAGCTTCTTGAAGGAGACATCGAGAGTTTAGTAGACTACAAGTTACAAGGTGATGTCAATCTTGCTGAGGTTGAATTAGTTTGCAAGGTTGCATGTTGGTGCATACAAGATGATGAATTCGACCGGCCAACAATGGGAGAGGTGGTTCAGATTCTTGAGGGACAGGTTGAAACCAGGATGCCACCGATGCCAAGATTACTTCAAGCTGTGGCTGGAAGCTCCTGTTCAACGTGTTCGTAA